The genomic region ATATATTTAAACTCGCTATAAAAAAACCTAAACTTAAAAACAAAAAGAAACTAAACCATGGAATTTTAGAATTATCATATATAAATTTTGTAATTAAAATCATTACTATAATAGCAATCATAACTAAAAAATATCTTTCATTTTTACTTATTAATCCTAGGACTTTATTAAAAATTGCAAATCCTCTTTCAATACTTTGCTGTTTTAAAAATAATTCCTTAAAAGTACTTCTACTGAATCTTCTAAAATAACTAATATAGCTAAAAGTATCTGTCCCTAAATAAATATATCTTAATGATGAAACCAGAAAAAATATACTAAATATTACTCTTTTTTGAATGCACTTATTCTTTATAAAAGAGCAAATAAAAATAAGAATTAACATTATAAAGTAAATTTTCATTATTCTCTCCCCCTTTTATTAAATGTTTTCTAATAATTTACTATATTTTCCTATTATTTTTTCTAAATTATATCTATCTAAAACAATATTTCTTATCTTATCTTTATTCTTGTCCTCATATAAATTCTTTAAGATTATATTTTTAACTTCTAATTTATTATTAAAATCAATTATATTTCCATTAATCCCCTCTTCTATTATTTCATTAATTCCACCAGGTGAATCATTGCAAATTGAATATAATCCGCATACCCCTGCCTCTAATAGAGAATTTGGAAATCCTTCATATCTAGAACTTAAAATAAATAAATCAGCATTTTTCATATATATATATGGGTTTCTTTTTCTACCTAGTAAAAAAACTGTCCCTTCTAAATCATATTTTTCTATCATATTATCTAGATTTTTTCTTTCTTTTCCTATTCCTAAAATATATAATTTTATATTAGTCCCTTTAAAAAGCTTCATAATTTCTATTATCTTATCAAAACCTTTTTGTCTAGAAAGTCTTCCCACACATAAAAGATTTTTATTTTTACTATTAAACTCTATTTCCATTTTCTTTTCACTTAATTCTTTTATTTCTTTAAAATTAACAGGATTATTAATTTCTATTATTTTTTCTTTTGAA from Fusobacterium sp. JB019 harbors:
- a CDS encoding glycosyltransferase; translation: MKKKICFILPSLWGHGGAERVAYNLLNNLSLDKFDLHLILTKEKGDAFKKLRSEVKYSILNCRKSRYSIIKIYKKLKKIKPDIVIIFSFEISMLVGVFISPFLKNIKFINRQLNLISKSNFSCLRKIFLKIAYGNFNKIISQSKDMTEDLMKNIKISKEKIIEINNPVNFKEIKELSEKKMEIEFNSKNKNLLCVGRLSRQKGFDKIIEIMKLFKGTNIKLYILGIGKERKNLDNMIEKYDLEGTVFLLGRKRNPYIYMKNADLFILSSRYEGFPNSLLEAGVCGLYSICNDSPGGINEIIEEGINGNIIDFNNKLEVKNIILKNLYEDKNKDKIRNIVLDRYNLEKIIGKYSKLLENI